In Nitrospirota bacterium, one genomic interval encodes:
- a CDS encoding tetratricopeptide repeat protein, whose amino-acid sequence MISSEFIDSFFSSTLNSQAQYDSLANNSLANGIDLYQKGDYAGAVRQFRTSIGISPFTDNSASAYNYMAMAYQKMDKAEDAIRTYKEAISVYPTRDSFHLSLGDVYLQTGRPAEAEKEYTAAVRLNPTSAENRYSLGKMYLDSARYSEAEVQFKQVTELSPNSASGYYGLGQVFRKKGEYSDAIAQLNKALSVNKSFDSAISELGYTYADMGEMDKAGEQVSILSAKKSSLAVELQGYIYDASAPKIILAYSTNGFNSSLGAGTAVSGLNDVLASANARKTFTMRFGFSKDMDIASVQNPYNWEISRSTGAEVGGAYNWGLKIPSTEVGISAYPISVRYNAKTSSADVTFSIVQNGSADATIDPSHIMFRFSGLDAYGKAMNTSADQYSKFSKIV is encoded by the coding sequence ATGATTTCAAGCGAATTTATCGACAGTTTTTTTTCGTCCACGTTGAACTCGCAGGCCCAATATGACAGCCTAGCGAACAATTCGCTTGCAAATGGCATAGACCTCTACCAGAAGGGTGATTATGCCGGAGCCGTCAGACAATTCCGTACGTCTATCGGCATTTCTCCGTTTACCGACAATTCAGCCTCGGCTTACAATTACATGGCAATGGCTTATCAGAAGATGGATAAGGCCGAAGATGCTATCAGGACATACAAGGAAGCGATCAGCGTATACCCGACGCGGGATAGCTTCCATCTAAGCCTGGGAGATGTGTATCTTCAGACCGGGCGGCCAGCCGAAGCAGAAAAAGAGTATACGGCGGCAGTTCGTCTGAATCCGACTTCTGCTGAAAACAGGTATTCTCTCGGTAAAATGTATCTGGACTCCGCCAGATACAGCGAGGCAGAGGTACAATTCAAGCAGGTTACAGAGCTTTCCCCAAATAGTGCATCCGGCTATTACGGCCTTGGCCAGGTCTTCAGAAAAAAGGGCGAATATTCGGATGCCATAGCGCAGCTTAACAAGGCATTATCCGTCAACAAGAGTTTTGATTCTGCTATTAGCGAATTGGGCTACACCTACGCCGACATGGGTGAAATGGATAAGGCAGGCGAGCAGGTGTCGATTCTCTCAGCAAAGAAATCATCGCTCGCAGTAGAACTTCAGGGATACATTTATGATGCCTCTGCGCCAAAAATAATCCTTGCATACAGCACAAATGGATTTAACTCATCCCTGGGTGCCGGGACTGCAGTATCCGGCTTGAATGATGTTTTAGCTTCCGCAAATGCAAGGAAGACCTTCACCATGAGATTCGGTTTTTCAAAGGATATGGATATTGCCTCAGTTCAGAATCCATACAACTGGGAGATCAGCAGGTCTACCGGTGCAGAGGTAGGAGGGGCATACAACTGGGGATTGAAGATACCTTCTACTGAGGTCGGTATCAGCGCGTATCCGATCAGTGTACGATACAACGCCAAGACATCCAGCGCTGATGTAACGTTCTCGATTGTACAGAATGGCTCAGCCGATGCTACAATTGATCCTTCGCACATTATGTTCA
- a CDS encoding SPASM domain-containing protein produces the protein MIDDKDIKNYLSLIDKSNKTTSSDSSLGRKIDTTAGSDYVIDPSCDIRGKERMQFGKGVVIQKDCWLNIAFQQAGTGPMIIIGEGSNIGRRCILSAANKIEIGKNVLLAPNVFIADTHHAYQQIGIPIMNQGITTNKDQVTIGDETWIGINSVIMGKVKIGKHCVVGANSVVNKDIPDYCVAVGNPARIVKTYDFAAAKWIRGCWEDDLLHHLQARGDLVDFIVPFHKLKVLQVEVSSACNLSCPQCFRHIDGHTTGFFPRALWEKDILPHMPQLSDIHLVGIGEPFLSKEFFSFVQDAKLHKVRVHTTSNLQLVDESLADKIVRSGLDVLSFSCDAARDETYASIRVNGTLDVMKRSLNLIRASKEKHKSITPRLVLNFGAMKSNIRELADVVKLAKAFQVDSIIAFHDIAYVKDLKDESLFHHQALSDECMVQAKQLADRLGISLSVPNLFSRSPENVSHGEYCGYPFFHLYVNHDGRVGPCCMDFPDRYILGNINHSNLEQIWNSFPILKLRKEVRSNPSAVCKYCAAHGKMAINDPRHFFRFKGSGTYIERTLLGKSHGNYEKENHQDASELI, from the coding sequence TTGATTGATGATAAAGATATAAAGAACTACCTTTCTCTTATTGATAAGTCAAATAAGACTACTTCTTCTGACTCATCATTGGGTCGCAAGATAGACACGACAGCGGGAAGCGATTATGTGATCGACCCGAGTTGCGATATTCGGGGCAAAGAGAGGATGCAGTTTGGTAAAGGCGTGGTTATTCAAAAAGACTGCTGGCTGAATATTGCGTTTCAGCAGGCCGGAACAGGGCCAATGATTATTATCGGAGAGGGTTCCAATATCGGAAGAAGGTGTATTCTTTCGGCGGCGAATAAGATCGAGATTGGCAAGAATGTACTTCTGGCCCCTAATGTTTTTATCGCCGACACTCATCATGCGTATCAGCAAATAGGCATTCCTATTATGAACCAAGGGATAACTACCAACAAGGACCAGGTGACGATTGGGGATGAAACCTGGATAGGCATCAATTCTGTTATCATGGGGAAAGTAAAGATCGGTAAACATTGCGTCGTTGGCGCAAATTCCGTTGTCAATAAAGATATTCCTGATTATTGCGTAGCAGTTGGTAATCCGGCAAGGATTGTGAAAACCTATGATTTTGCTGCTGCGAAGTGGATTAGAGGTTGTTGGGAGGATGATCTTCTCCATCATCTGCAGGCTCGCGGCGACCTTGTAGATTTTATTGTGCCCTTCCATAAGCTGAAAGTGCTTCAGGTGGAGGTCTCAAGTGCGTGCAATCTGTCTTGTCCCCAGTGTTTCAGGCATATTGACGGGCATACGACCGGCTTTTTCCCTCGTGCGCTCTGGGAAAAAGACATCCTGCCGCATATGCCACAGCTCAGTGATATCCATCTCGTGGGCATCGGAGAACCCTTCCTTTCTAAAGAGTTTTTCTCTTTTGTGCAGGATGCAAAACTGCATAAGGTGCGAGTACATACGACATCAAATCTTCAATTGGTTGATGAGAGCCTGGCAGATAAAATCGTGCGAAGTGGACTTGATGTCTTGAGTTTCTCCTGTGACGCTGCTCGTGATGAGACCTATGCAAGTATCAGGGTCAACGGTACTCTGGATGTTATGAAAAGAAGCTTAAATCTGATACGTGCGTCAAAAGAAAAGCATAAGTCAATTACGCCCAGGCTTGTCCTGAATTTCGGTGCCATGAAGAGCAATATTCGTGAACTTGCCGACGTTGTGAAATTGGCAAAGGCATTTCAGGTTGATTCGATCATTGCCTTCCATGACATAGCCTACGTCAAGGATCTAAAAGATGAGAGCCTGTTTCATCATCAGGCTCTTTCTGATGAGTGCATGGTGCAGGCAAAACAACTGGCTGACAGGCTTGGTATTTCCCTGTCTGTCCCCAACCTGTTTAGTCGGTCGCCGGAGAATGTATCCCACGGTGAGTATTGCGGCTATCCCTTTTTTCATCTCTATGTCAATCATGATGGCAGGGTCGGCCCCTGTTGCATGGATTTCCCGGATCGATACATATTGGGTAACATTAATCATTCAAATCTCGAGCAAATATGGAATAGTTTTCCTATCCTTAAGCTGCGCAAGGAAGTCAGAAGCAATCCCTCCGCAGTTTGCAAATATTGCGCAGCTCACGGAAAAATGGCGATCAATGATCCCAGGCATTTTTTCAGGTTTAAGGGCAGCGGTACATACATAGAGAGAACGTTATTGGGAAAGTCTCATGGTAATTATGAAAAGGAGAATCACCAGGATGCATCAGAGCTCATTTAG
- a CDS encoding glycosyltransferase, producing MHQSSFSIVTRFRELVEKHFSQRPIQLLDVGSYGVNGTYKEIFADTAKFLYTGLDVNPGPNVDYVPADPYSWPELKDETFDVIISGQAFEHIEFPWLVIEEMKRTLKKNGLICIVAPSRGPEHKYPVDCWRYYPDGFRALAKWAGLEVLESKTFWGTSGFSDGSDQWGDSFCILYKPNDVHGAVKHKRAERKSFAAAHQNNPLKSAKKSSYFGFARNEVVEALVKNRIPAGKVLEIGCAGGATGKSLKEKMAIDSYVGIELSEEAAGIARQHLDKVIVADIERTDLQKDHGLKHSDFDLLVVLDVLEHLYDPWDVLKELTDFIKPGGHIVVSLPNVQNITVVQDLIRGKWQYEDAGILDATHLRFFTLEESMKLITGAGLTIRSIDKVLNPPLDMSQVKDSGNRFKQGNLEISDLSKDEITNLFTYQFIVIAQKEVVPTDVSSEGKQAGAIAAQQISDSFQAHFQHRETIKGLTSIVILTFNQLEYTKKCLKSIRKHTPEPHEIIFVDNGSTDGTVKWLGRLVKENKKYVLIQNETNLGFAKGCNQGIEASKGEYILLLNNDVIVAKDWLSGLIECLTSAPDTGIVGPMTNNISGPQQVTSSDYRSADHLDEYAAQFRQKNRYRRIPLRRIVGFCMLFRRSLAGNIGLLDESFGSGNFEDDDYCLRAALEGNRNLIAGDVFIHHFGSISFKGNKIPYASSMGSNKKIFDRKWRNIPARSEPGKRLAVLNAVEQADELYQKQLIDQAIAALIEGIKYYPDANQIYYRLAEILIDSRLFNDALEALGAMADNEPKRLALIGYCREGLDELDEADSYADKALSLDGGFAPALNLKGIVAYKQGSREAAEAFFLRAIDSDAGYGEPYSNLGVIKWTAGEQIAALDLLEKGFLFAPMATDISALYHSAIISTAEFRRGEDIIRGIAVFYPLLRGIILLLIDILLHQNKKEQALYELQKAMVTFGIDDNLLSAALEVRKEIGPKGIDASDKDGTLSVCMIVKNEERHLARCLMSVLAVADEIIIVDTGSTDRTREIARAFGARVTEFPWTGDFSEARNASLELASGAWIFVLDGDETISAQDYERLRSITRNKTSKSVAFNIVTRNYVRSFSLLGWNANKGEYPLEEIGTGWFPSGKTRLFSNDRSVRFSGHVHELVEQSIIAAGIEIRQCDIVVHHFGKLDSSKAISKGESYYLLGMRKLEENPNDIKSLFELANQAQELEKYQEAMELWQRAIDLSKDKPSAIFFFNISSCHLRSKQYEEALHAAKKAVLLDPCMKEASLNYSYAELLVGDYAKVITELVAVLKETPDYPPAMVLLAAAYSMAGKKQGALDILSLLAGKGLKFEKFLHDLCEQLVELGRTSQAIPILESLIERGAGNDDTTTLLDVCRKG from the coding sequence ATGCATCAGAGCTCATTTAGCATAGTTACACGCTTCAGGGAACTTGTGGAGAAGCATTTTTCACAGAGACCGATACAGCTTCTCGATGTCGGTAGTTATGGCGTAAACGGCACATACAAAGAGATCTTCGCTGACACCGCAAAGTTCCTTTACACTGGCCTTGACGTGAATCCCGGCCCCAATGTGGATTATGTGCCAGCTGACCCGTATTCATGGCCTGAACTGAAGGACGAAACGTTTGATGTCATTATTTCTGGGCAGGCTTTTGAGCATATAGAATTCCCGTGGCTTGTTATCGAAGAGATGAAACGAACCCTGAAGAAAAATGGCCTCATCTGCATTGTAGCGCCATCGCGGGGACCTGAGCATAAGTATCCGGTGGACTGCTGGCGATATTATCCTGATGGGTTTCGGGCTCTTGCAAAGTGGGCAGGACTGGAGGTGTTGGAATCAAAAACGTTCTGGGGGACTTCCGGATTCTCAGATGGCAGCGACCAGTGGGGAGATTCCTTTTGCATCCTCTATAAGCCGAATGACGTCCATGGGGCAGTAAAGCATAAGCGAGCGGAGCGAAAATCTTTTGCTGCTGCTCATCAGAATAATCCCTTGAAATCTGCCAAGAAAAGCTCCTACTTTGGCTTCGCACGAAATGAAGTAGTGGAGGCACTGGTCAAAAACCGGATTCCTGCAGGCAAAGTTCTGGAAATAGGGTGTGCTGGCGGGGCTACCGGAAAGAGCCTGAAAGAAAAAATGGCAATCGATTCATACGTCGGCATAGAGCTTTCAGAGGAGGCTGCCGGGATTGCGAGGCAGCACCTCGATAAGGTCATTGTTGCAGATATTGAACGAACTGACTTGCAAAAGGATCATGGGCTGAAGCATAGTGATTTTGACTTGCTGGTTGTGTTGGATGTCCTGGAGCATCTCTACGATCCGTGGGACGTTTTAAAAGAGCTGACAGATTTTATAAAACCAGGCGGCCATATTGTTGTCTCTCTTCCTAATGTGCAGAACATTACGGTGGTTCAGGATCTCATCAGGGGCAAGTGGCAGTATGAAGATGCAGGTATTCTGGATGCCACACACTTGAGGTTCTTTACGCTCGAAGAATCCATGAAATTGATCACTGGGGCAGGATTAACGATCAGAAGCATTGATAAAGTGCTGAACCCGCCGCTTGATATGAGCCAGGTCAAAGACTCCGGCAACAGGTTCAAGCAGGGGAATCTTGAGATTTCGGATCTTTCAAAAGACGAGATCACGAATTTGTTCACCTATCAATTTATTGTGATTGCTCAAAAAGAAGTGGTGCCCACTGATGTTTCATCTGAGGGAAAACAGGCTGGAGCGATTGCTGCTCAGCAAATTTCGGACAGTTTTCAGGCGCACTTTCAGCACAGGGAAACAATAAAAGGCCTTACGTCGATTGTGATCCTTACGTTTAATCAACTTGAATATACAAAAAAATGCCTCAAGAGCATAAGAAAACATACACCAGAGCCTCATGAAATAATCTTTGTAGACAATGGTTCAACTGATGGCACGGTAAAATGGCTTGGAAGACTTGTCAAAGAAAACAAAAAGTATGTTCTCATTCAAAATGAGACCAATCTTGGCTTTGCAAAGGGTTGCAATCAGGGGATAGAGGCTTCGAAGGGCGAATATATACTTCTTCTGAACAATGATGTCATTGTTGCGAAGGATTGGCTTTCAGGTCTTATTGAATGCCTGACAAGTGCTCCTGACACAGGGATTGTAGGCCCTATGACGAATAATATAAGCGGGCCGCAGCAGGTAACTTCGTCTGACTACCGATCAGCCGATCATCTTGATGAATATGCCGCTCAATTCCGGCAGAAAAACAGATATAGACGCATACCGCTCAGACGTATTGTTGGGTTCTGTATGCTTTTTAGAAGAAGCCTTGCAGGAAATATTGGGCTCCTCGATGAAAGCTTCGGGTCAGGAAATTTTGAGGATGATGACTACTGCCTGAGAGCAGCACTGGAGGGCAACAGGAATCTGATAGCAGGGGACGTTTTTATCCACCATTTCGGAAGCATCAGCTTCAAGGGCAACAAGATCCCTTACGCTTCTTCCATGGGAAGCAATAAAAAAATATTTGATCGAAAATGGAGAAATATCCCTGCGCGAAGTGAGCCGGGTAAAAGACTTGCTGTCCTAAATGCAGTTGAACAGGCCGATGAGCTTTATCAAAAACAGTTGATAGATCAGGCTATCGCAGCTCTGATTGAGGGCATCAAGTATTATCCGGATGCCAATCAGATTTACTATCGCCTTGCTGAAATATTGATCGACTCCCGGCTTTTCAATGATGCCCTTGAGGCGCTTGGTGCCATGGCTGATAATGAACCGAAAAGACTGGCTCTTATCGGATACTGCAGGGAGGGGCTGGATGAACTGGATGAGGCTGACAGCTATGCGGACAAGGCCCTTTCTCTTGATGGAGGATTTGCACCGGCCTTAAATCTGAAAGGGATTGTGGCTTATAAGCAGGGGAGCCGAGAGGCTGCTGAGGCTTTCTTTCTAAGGGCAATAGACTCCGATGCCGGATACGGTGAACCATACTCAAACCTCGGGGTTATAAAATGGACAGCAGGAGAACAGATTGCGGCACTGGATCTCCTCGAAAAAGGCTTTCTTTTTGCCCCCATGGCCACGGACATCAGCGCCCTTTATCACTCTGCAATAATATCAACAGCTGAGTTCAGGAGAGGCGAAGATATAATACGGGGCATAGCGGTGTTCTATCCGTTGCTGAGGGGAATCATCCTGCTTCTGATAGATATTCTCTTGCATCAGAACAAGAAGGAACAGGCATTATATGAGCTGCAGAAGGCCATGGTAACCTTTGGCATAGACGACAACCTTCTCTCCGCTGCCCTTGAGGTCAGAAAGGAGATCGGCCCTAAGGGCATCGATGCATCTGACAAAGACGGGACCCTGTCTGTCTGCATGATCGTGAAGAATGAAGAGCGTCACCTCGCCAGATGCCTCATGAGTGTTTTGGCTGTTGCCGACGAAATTATTATTGTTGATACCGGCTCGACTGACAGGACAAGAGAGATTGCCAGGGCTTTCGGAGCAAGGGTTACGGAATTCCCCTGGACAGGGGACTTTTCTGAGGCACGTAATGCGTCACTGGAGCTGGCCTCCGGTGCATGGATCTTTGTGCTCGATGGTGACGAAACTATTTCTGCTCAGGACTATGAACGATTGCGGAGCATCACACGAAATAAGACATCGAAATCTGTCGCTTTCAACATTGTAACGCGAAATTATGTGCGCAGTTTCAGCCTCCTCGGATGGAATGCCAATAAGGGGGAATATCCCCTTGAGGAAATTGGGACCGGCTGGTTCCCGAGCGGCAAGACCAGACTCTTTTCGAATGACCGGAGCGTCAGATTTTCGGGGCATGTGCATGAACTGGTCGAGCAGTCGATAATAGCCGCCGGCATTGAAATCAGACAATGCGACATCGTTGTGCACCATTTCGGGAAGCTGGATTCAAGTAAGGCTATTTCCAAGGGAGAGAGCTACTACCTTCTGGGTATGCGCAAACTTGAAGAAAACCCGAATGATATCAAGTCGCTTTTTGAATTGGCAAATCAGGCGCAGGAACTTGAAAAATATCAAGAGGCAATGGAATTGTGGCAGAGGGCCATAGACCTATCAAAGGATAAACCTTCTGCAATCTTCTTTTTTAATATCAGCTCCTGCCATCTGCGGAGCAAACAATATGAAGAAGCCCTGCATGCGGCAAAAAAAGCGGTCTTATTGGACCCGTGTATGAAAGAGGCATCACTGAACTATTCTTACGCCGAACTTCTTGTCGGAGATTATGCAAAGGTCATTACAGAACTCGTGGCTGTGCTTAAAGAAACACCGGATTATCCTCCGGCTATGGTGCTTCTTGCCGCCGCCTACAGTATGGCCGGAAAGAAGCAAGGGGCTCTTGATATTCTCTCCTTGCTTGCCGGAAAGGGTCTGAAATTCGAGAAGTTTCTGCACGATCTTTGCGAACAGTTAGTCGAACTCGGTCGAACATCCCAAGCAATCCCTATCCTTGAATCTCTAATCGAACGCGGGGCTGGGAATGATGATACAACAACTCTGCTTGATGTATGCAGAAAAGGATGA
- the flaF gene encoding flagellar biosynthesis regulator FlaF, which yields MLATHLDAYRKVQKTSISGRELEASVLTQAAFKLTACQNNWEASDHNVMLEDALIHNQRIWTILQSELAKDDNPLPQQIKDDLLSLSIFIDKRTFDIMAFPDPAKLSILININLNIAAGLRGSTGG from the coding sequence ATGCTCGCAACACATCTCGACGCCTATAGAAAAGTTCAGAAGACGTCAATATCAGGCCGTGAACTTGAGGCATCCGTACTTACCCAGGCTGCATTTAAGCTGACCGCATGCCAGAACAACTGGGAAGCGAGTGACCACAACGTCATGCTGGAAGATGCGCTTATTCATAACCAGAGGATCTGGACCATACTTCAATCAGAGTTGGCAAAGGACGACAACCCGCTTCCTCAGCAGATAAAGGATGACCTGTTGAGTTTAAGCATCTTTATCGATAAGAGAACTTTTGACATAATGGCATTTCCTGACCCTGCAAAGCTCTCCATTCTCATTAATATCAACCTGAATATTGCAGCAGGCCTGAGGGGCTCAACTGGCGGGTAA
- a CDS encoding flagellar biosynthesis repressor FlbT, protein MALKISLKPHERLIIGGAVISNGATKSDLVIENNVPILREKDILGPKDADSPCKSVYLAIQLMYIDEKKLAEYHKTYWELIRDILRALPSRHELIAEISEHILHSQYYQALKLTKKLIEYEQEVLNHARNTSRRL, encoded by the coding sequence ATGGCACTGAAGATCTCTCTGAAGCCTCATGAGAGGCTGATCATTGGTGGTGCGGTCATTTCGAACGGCGCCACCAAAAGCGATCTTGTTATCGAAAACAATGTTCCTATCCTGCGGGAAAAAGATATCCTTGGGCCAAAGGATGCCGATTCTCCCTGCAAAAGTGTCTATCTCGCCATACAGCTCATGTATATTGACGAGAAGAAACTTGCCGAATATCACAAGACGTACTGGGAGTTGATCAGGGATATACTCAGGGCATTGCCCAGCAGGCATGAACTAATTGCCGAAATAAGCGAACACATTCTCCACAGCCAATATTACCAGGCCCTGAAACTAACCAAAAAACTGATCGAATATGAACAGGAGGTTTTGAATCATGCTCGCAACACATCTCGACGCCTATAG
- a CDS encoding response regulator — protein sequence MTRKDFRILVADDDDIARDVINSLLSREGYTVITAKDGLDAIRMLRIEDISLVITDLRMPGADGIEVLKQSARTNPDVAVVILTAYGTLDTTLEAMKEGAYDYLTKPFKGQEIIFVVERAYKRVLLIQENKELVKQLRDTYRDIELLKTVVDKGNPEITASWLERIERLKAVNVLSEDESHILKERLIRGHGQGANINSR from the coding sequence GTGACCAGGAAGGATTTCCGGATACTCGTTGCTGACGACGATGACATAGCGCGTGACGTTATCAACTCCCTGCTGTCAAGGGAAGGATACACGGTCATTACCGCAAAGGACGGCCTTGATGCAATACGCATGCTTCGCATCGAGGATATCAGCCTCGTTATCACTGACCTTAGAATGCCAGGCGCTGACGGCATCGAGGTGCTTAAGCAATCGGCAAGAACCAACCCTGACGTAGCGGTTGTTATCCTCACCGCGTATGGCACTCTTGACACGACTCTTGAGGCGATGAAAGAGGGCGCATATGATTACCTGACCAAACCGTTTAAGGGGCAGGAGATCATTTTTGTGGTCGAGCGAGCATACAAGCGGGTGCTTCTCATTCAGGAAAACAAGGAACTGGTAAAGCAGCTCAGGGACACCTACCGCGACATAGAACTTCTGAAAACCGTGGTCGATAAGGGGAACCCTGAAATAACAGCCTCATGGCTGGAACGGATCGAGCGTCTGAAAGCCGTGAATGTTTTATCGGAGGATGAGTCTCATATCTTGAAGGAAAGGCTGATCAGGGGTCATGGACAAGGGGCGAATATTAATAGTAGATGA